Proteins encoded in a region of the Planococcus citri chromosome 1, ihPlaCitr1.1, whole genome shotgun sequence genome:
- the LOC135841948 gene encoding uncharacterized protein LOC135841948 has protein sequence MTTIMEITCENCQRPLIPPGPANQTQETTTYGVYMTKCTHFYHESCIKELYNTLTLANPEEPLIFICKRQNCAAPVKHDDIFLIFPTLRSRKIHSVGLKPDVKRALVVALDTINQLQKMAQESSDQLTIAQNKNVELEKKLKESNALYRKAIEDKACEVVHQRSSTQTDTNTKVLLATSEMPKSDTKQASIHSLDVTNDKSCEPQAQSCANAAAQASKSIAKEPTKTTTKQLPIIGVDQMPRTIVSQTPRSMANQFTNNYVPPLTTTYYTPFGNLRFEPKFEPTILANIDQTAVYQMPKPFTGLTPISMANQFTNNYVPPHLTTTYTPFGILRTPVFQPRFDPTAVYQMPNPLNYYVPSQTTPYTPFGIFDRRFDPIIRANIVPSYPAKEPPKRGPTSTSQTRDRHIQFQERFRMESDILQPFYPLDCYPFQYTAAGVRYKNVVPRIAILAKDVLMMGDGLIYGMVRIISKAIPFEFDLHPELYRRNLSIEDLVGTLDSFRKLPPRIMLSIGNWDAFNSMENQTFHNHLQKLLAIFRSREVKELYLIPPIRYTTPDSTTFAYIVRLFQTKSCMNAFGGKSVVMEPPFFPDYTVDEFGPKFEVEQFESYVRIMREIFIEEPFEASTMERWTQKFN, from the coding sequence ATGACAACGATCATGGAAATCACGTGCGAAAACTGCCAACGTCCATTGATACCTCCAGGTCCAGCAAATCAGACGCAAGAAACCACGACGTATGGGGTTTATATGACAAAATGTACGCATTTCTACCACGAAAGCTGCATCAAGGAACTGTATAATACGCTGACATTGGCTAATCCGGAAGAACCCCTCATCTTCATCTGTAAACGTCAGAATTGTGCCGCTCCGGTAAAGCatgatgatatttttctcatatttcCTACCTTACGAAGCAGAAAAATCCATTCAGTAGGATTGAAGCCTGATGTAAAACGAGCTCTAGTAGTCGCATTAGATACGATTAACCAGTTGCAAAAGATGGCTCAAGAAAGTTCGGATCAGTTGACCAttgctcaaaataaaaatgtcgaattggagaaaaaattgaaagagtcgAATGCCCTATATCGAAAAGCGATTGAAGATAAAGCATGCGAAGTAGTGCATCAACGCTCGTCAACTCAAACAGATACGAATACAAAAGTACTACTTGCAACTTCAGAAATGCCGAAAAGCGATACGAAACAAGCGAGCATTCACAGCTTAGATGTGACCAATGATAAATCGTGTGAACCTCAAGCACAAAGTTGCGCCAATGCTGCGGCTCAAGCTTCTAAATCTATTGCTAAAGAACCGACGAAAACCACGACGAAACAACTGCCGATAATTGGAGTCGACCAGATGCCCAGAACTATCGTCAGCCAAACACCAAGATCGATGGCAAATCAGTTTACGAATAATTACGTGCCTCCTCTAACAACAACGTATTATACACCGTTTGGAAATTTGAGGTTTGAGCCTAAATTTGAGCCCACAATTCTGGCTAATATTGATCAAACTGCAGTCTACCAGATGCCCAAACCTTTCACCGGCCTAACGCCAATATCAATGGCAAATCAGTTTACGAATAATTACGTTCCTCCTCATCTAACAACAACGTATACACCGTTTGGAATTTTGAGAACTCCAGTATTTCAGCCTAGATTTGATCCTACTGCAGTCTACCAAATGCCTAACCCTCTTAATTATTACGTACCTTCTCAAACAACACCGTATACACCGTTTGGAATATTTGACCGTAGATTTGATCCTATAATTCGGGCTAATATTGTTCCTTCCTATCCTGCAAAGGAACCTCCAAAACGCGGACCTACGAGTACATCGCAAACCAGAGATCGTCACATACAATTCCAAGAGCGATTTAGAATGGAATCTGATATACTACAACCGTTCTACCCGCTGGATTGCTATCCCTTTCAGTATACTGCTGCTGGAGTTCGCTACAAAAATGTAGTTCCGAGAATAGCAATACTTGCCAAGGACGTACTCATGATGGGAGATGGCCTTATATACGGTATGGTACGGATTATCTCGAAAGCGATACCTTTCGAATTCGATTTACATCCAGAATTATACAGAAGAAATTTGAGCATCGAAGATTTAGTTGGCACGTTGGACTCTTTTCGAAAACTTCCTCCTAGAATCATGCTTTCCATTGGAAATTGGGATGCGTTCAATTCCATGGAAAATCAAACGTTTCATAATCATTTGCAAAAACTACTCGCAATTTTTCGATCTCGAGAAGTCAAGGAATTATATTTGATCCCTCCAATAAGGTACACTACTCCAGACTCAACTACATTTGCGTATATTGTTCGTTTATTCCAGACGAAGAGTTGTATGAATGCTTTCGGTGGTAAAAGTGTGGTCATGGAACCTCCTTTTTTCCCAGATTACACTGTGGATGAATTTGGACCGAAGTTCGAAGTAGAACAATTTGAATCCTATGTACGAATTATgcgtgaaattttcattgaagaGCCCTTCGAGGCTTCGACGATGGAGCGATGGACTCAGAAGTTTAACTGA